GGCAAGCCtattaatcatgtctaagctaatcaTCTAGTGAACTTAGTCGTCACTCTCTTGCACGAATGCAATCCGGGAGCACCAAGCCACTTATAACCCGCCCaagttaccccctataaactcaccttggtcCACATGACTTGCTAGCTTGCTTCCTACTTCTTTCATTTAATTAAGGGATGTGATACTTACACACTcctttttgatccatacacactaaCTTACTATTATACTCTTATTTATGATAATGCAGGTTCAACTTCCTAGATAAATTTAGAGGTATAATTGTAAATATTATGATAAAAAATGCATATGAATCAAAAAggagtgtgtgagtatcacctcccttAATTAACACCTATAATCATGCTAATCTCATTATTTTCATAGTTAACTCAATCAAACAAGGCTAATCTTAAATCATTAACTTATTTAAAAAATAGCAAGTCCTAAACATAATTATCTATTTAAAATAACTCATGACTAGTTCATGAGTCTTTTTCCATTCAAATTTTTCTTCAAATTCATATATCAACTTTCATTGTGATATTTTCACAAACACCTTATGTTCATTAACTAATTTTGATCATTAACAACAACAAAACCACCATCTTTTTCATAACACTTGTTCTTTTGGCAAGTTCATACGTAAACATACACCCTAACATCATTTAATTTCGTTTTTATGCTAGAATCATACATAAACACATCATTCAACAACTTTTATAGTATAAACAAATTATACTCACAACCCCATATTTAtttacttttttttaaaaaaaaaactttaatttGTGCCCTAgcatttaaatccgaattttgacaAGTAGTAAGCATAAACTATACATACAATCATGAACTAAACACATATTAAGCATGAACCTTAACCAGTTTCAAGTATTTAAATCATACCTCACTTTCTACTTCAAAAATCTCACTTTCTACTTCAAAAATCCTAACTTGAAATTTGaggtagaaagtgatgatgaaggtTTCTTCACTCACACTAGGGCTTGTACATACTAAACTTCTTAATTGTTGTGATTGCGTGCGGTTGGAATGTTCAATTTTTAGTGGACTTGGCTCCTAGCTCACCTCATCCTCGATACACATATGCACACACAAGAACTATGATTTTGTTAACTAAATACTCGTTCCATCTTATTTTCCAAGTATTAATTAATACATCTTTCATTCTCTTAACACTTTTAGTCCCTCCTAGCCAATACTTACATTCAAGGTCCCTCCCTCCAAGTGGTTACTTAACCTTCTTTCCTTATAAGATAGGTCCTTATTTAGTTTGGACTAACTATGTAATTTATTTACTTAACTTTAATTTCTTTTTACTCTTTTCCTTAGCTTAAAAGATAAAGCAATATATAGATCAAAATATTCAATTACATTATTACCTTAATATTTGGGGCGTCACAACTCTTTTCCCGTTAGagcgttcgcgtcctcgcgaatcACTCTTGATGTAATGCCGGGTAGTATTTCAAATACCATTCCTTGGATTCCCATGTACACTCGGAACCCTTTCTAAATTTCCATTGAACTTTTAACAAAGTCACCGTGGTGTTTCTTAATTGATTTGTCTTTTGATCCACGATCTTCACTAGCTTTTCCGCATACCTTAACTTTTCGTCAACCCCAATCTCATTAAGTGGGACATACATTGTCTCATCCGCTAAGCATTTTCTCAATTGTGAACCGTGTAATGTGTCATGAATAAAACTTGATTCATCGGGCAAAGCTACACGACAAGCTACTCTTCAGACTCTTGCGATTATTTCAAATGGTCCCGCAAATTCAGGACCCAATTTACCTTCTTTCCTAAAACAAATAATACCTTCCACGGGGAAATcttaagcattttttttttttgaaaagcagctATTTTATTATCACGAAGTTCACATTACATGAGTTCTCGAATTATCATACACATGAAAACAACATATTGATGCCAAGGCGGCAACAAGACAACTGCACGAATAATTAAACTACAAAATTAAGAAACTTGATGGATTGTTTAACCAAGTATGCCAATCGATTGCTTTCCCTTTAATTCTCTTCGCGATCCACTCGAAACCTTTAACTTGAATCTCATTTAATGCCAATGGAGGGTTCCACGTATTACCCTTGAAGACACGTTGATTCCTATTTTTTCAAATTAGGTAGCAAGTTGTCCAAAGAACCGCTTGCCAAATGAGTTTACCCGAATCCGAACCTTGTAGACCCGTATTGCCAATAAGAAGGTCGTCAAGATTCAAGTTTGTTACCCCATTAAGACCCCACCAATTAAAGATTTTACCCCAAACCTCAAGGACATTTTTACACGATAAGAGACAGTGATCAACCGACTCGAGGTCGTCAACGCAGAGTGGTTAACGAACCGAGTGGAGGTTAATCCCTCTTTTATCAAATTCCACAAGTACCGGTAGACGTCTCTTTCGCGCTCTCCACACAAACACTTCAAATTTTTTGGTACCAAATTGTTTTCATTGTCGCACATGCGTTTGAACCCGCACATAATGATTTTTCGTTGATCAAAGCAGTTAGGTTATTGGTTGTAAAAGTGCCATTTTTGTTCGAAGCCCAAGCCCATGTATCCCGTTCAACTGTAACCAACTGTACCGAATTCAACAGGCCCTCAATCTGTCTCGCCTCACTTGCAGCTTAACCAAAAGGAGGCCTCGACCAAGGCTATGTCGCAACAGCCTTTTCGCCAAACCAACATACTCGATCTTTGATGCACAAGTCTAATCTTGATTCTAGCCTTGCAATTCTTGGAAATTTTATCTTTTAACGCCACATTACCCACCCAAATATCACCCCAAAACGAAGTAGACGACCCATCCCCAATCTTTCGAACGAAACTGTTTTTGAAAGGAACTCCCATAGCATCGATCTGGTTACCTGTTTCAATTATTCTCGACCAAACGCTTTTATATGAACAAGAATGTGAGTTAGAAACCCCAAGTAAACCACCCGAAGGCCCATGAATGCTTGAAATGACTTTGACCCATAAGGAGTcagtttcggttttgaacctccaccaccacttatcGATCAAagccaaatttttatttttaaggaACCCAAGTTAGACCTCCCAACCCGTAAGGAAGCATGCCTtcctcccatttaacccaagaaatATGTGTTTTGTTacccgacccaccccaaaaaagGAACGCCTTACGCTTTCAAGTTTCTTAATCACACACGGCGGGGCCCGAAAGAGCGAGAAAAAGTACAACGGGAGGCTATTCAACACCGATTTCACAAGGGTCAAGCGTCCAACATATGACATCGATCGCGCTTTCCAATCCGACAATCGTTTCTCGAATTTACCAATGACCGGAATCCAACTCTCCAATTTGTTCATTTTCCCACCAACCGGTAAGCCAAGATATGTAAAAGGAAACTCACCAACATTACAACCAAAGTTTCATGCCACTACCTCGGTTATGCTTTTATCAACACCAACTCTGTAGAGAATACTCTTGTTATAGTTCACTTTAAGCCCCGAGGTGAGTTCAAAGCATTTTAGGATTTTTCATAAGATTTCTAAGGTTCCCCGCATCCCATTTCCCAAAAAATATTATGTCGTCCGAGTATTGTAAGTGTGAAATAGGGATTTTGTTACTTCCCACTTCCACACCAACAAATAAATCACTTCGCACCGCCATTTTAGTGAGAACATTAAGCCCCTCCGCCGCAAGGATAAAGAGGAAGGTTAAGAGTGGATCACCTTGTCTCACACCCCGCCCAAGTTTGAATTCTTTAGTTGGCGACCCATTAACAAGGATCGAAATAGAAGCCGATTTGAGGCACGAAAGTATCCAACCCCTCCAATTGGTCCCAAACCCCATAATATCCATTATCTCAAGTAAGAAGTCCCAATTAAGACAATTAAACGTCTTTTCAAAGTCAACTTTAAAATTTAAGCTCTTAAGACGTTTATGCTTTAAATAATCGAGTCTCATTAGCAATGAGCGCCCCATCCATGATGTTCCTCCCTTTAATAAAAGCACTTTGCTCATAACCTACAAGGTTCGGTATTACCTTTTTGAGCCGATTAGAGAGAAGCTTTGAGACGATTTTATAGTAGCTTCCGATAAGGCTAATTGGACGGTAATCATTTAGTCCGATCGGGTCCAACTTTTTCGGCACAAGTGTGATAAAAAACGCATTGCAACCATTTGATATTACACCATTCTCCCAAAACGCGTGTATGCTTCCACAAGCTCATCCTTTATAACACTCCAAAACTTTTTGTAGAAACCAATATTGAAACCGTCCGGTCCGGGAGTCTTTGAGCTACCACAGTAACATATCGCATCCCAAATTTCCTTTTCAAAGAAGGGTAATTCCAGCCCCTCTGCATCAGCTACCGAGATACGGCCCAAGTCAGGCCCAACAGGCCAGAAACCACCTGCCAGCGTGGGCCGGACAGCAACTTTGTTGCTGAAAATGTCCCTGAAGTGCTTTAAAATAGCTCCCATCACGATACCCGGGTCCTCGTTCCAAGAGCCATTAATATTCAAACCACAGATGTTGCATTTGTTATATTTCGCCGAAGAGAAGAGTGAAAGTACTTCGTATTCTCATCACCCTCTAGCACCCATCTTACCCGAGCCTTTTGGCGTAACATGTTAGCCTTTGacttttctttctcgatccatttcCTACGAGTGTCTAACCAACATTCCCTATCTCTATCATTTAAACCCCCAAGTTCCGCCTTCTGTTCCTACATATTTACCTCgccttttaaatcattaatttcacCATCAATATTACCAAATTTCGTTTTCCCCCAAGCCTTCAAACCACTTTTGGCGTTCTTGAGTTTATCCCTAAACACACAATCCTTTCTTGAACAACGAACCTCCTTGTTCCATGCCTCAACAATTATCCGGTCCACACCATCCCTGTTAAGCCACTCATCAAATATCTTGAAGGGTTTCGGGCTGTAGTCAATAAGCTTGTGCCTTAAGATCTGGGGACAGTGGTCGGATTCCCTTCTATCTAATGGCACAATCGAGAGATCGTCCCAAATGTTAATGAACTTCTCATTTACAAGGAAACGGTCCAATTTACTGAATTTTAACCCGTCATCACTAATGCGCGTAAATCTTTTCCCATTAATAGGAATCTCAATCAAACGGTTTCTATCAATGAATTCGTTGAAGCGAGTAGCACGTGCTTGATTAAATTTGCAATTCAAACGATCCGAAATTACCCTAACCTCGTTAAAGTCACCACATAGCACAACCGGAGAATCATGACCATACAAAAGATTATCTAATGAGCTCCATAACTCCTTTTTATCAATATCATTATGTGGCCCGTAAACGTTAACAATCAAAGACTCCTTTCCCGACCCATACCACACCCCACGGATTGCAATAAAGAACCTGTTTCCAACCGCACTACTAACCGTAAAACAAGAACTATCCCATATTATTGGCATACCCCCTGAGTTTCCACATGCCTCTTTTTGCACATACCCGAATTGATTACACCTCCATAAGTTTTGCACCCAACTATCTTCTAAAAATCTAAACTTGGTTTCTTGAAATACCGCGATATCAGGTCTTTCACCATAACAAATACCCTTTACCCACCCATATTTTCCCACAACCCCAAACCCGCGAACATTAATCGATAAGATCTTCATTATAAACAAAGATCAACCAAAAGAAACAACAAAAGGAGACTTATAGTGGATTGAGGTTTGGCCACCTCAATCCGATTTTTTCCCCGAATTGCCTCACTTCCACGTTGTTGATTGAGTCATCACTTGCTGCCTCAGTCCTCTGAGACCTCGAATTAGATGCCCGTTTCTTTTGATCAGGTCTGGATCCACAATTTTTGTACCTTCGGCACCCTTCCTCATTCGTATGAGCTTTATATTTTGTTGCATTTCTGAGCTTCATGATTCTAGACGATGCCTTCCAGTTCCCCTTTGCATTCGGATAGCAACCCTGACAGAAGGAGACGTCCGACGCTTTTATGTTCTGGCTGGATTTGGATGTTTTTTCTAATCTACACGCTACCTCTTCAGCACACTGAGTTGGGCCCTCCTTATGATTATTGACAGACTTTTCTTCTGCTTTATTTTTCATCCcattacctgaaatgtcccgttcttattgattaaaaacgtttcatattaattgatttcgttgcgaggttttgacctctatatgagacgtttttcaaagactgcattcattttaaaacaaaccataacctttatttcatcaataaaggtttaaaaagctttacgtagattatcaaataatgataatctaaaatatcctgtttacacacgaccattacataatgatttacaatacaaatatgttacaacaaaataagtttcttgaatgcagtttttacacaatatcatacaagcatggactccaaatctcgtccttatttaagtatgcgacagcggaagctcttaataatcacctgagaataaacatgcttaaaacgtcaacaaaaatgttggtgagttataggtttaacctatatatatcaaatcataataatagaccacaagatttcatatttcaatacacatcccatacatagagataaaaatcattcatatggtgaacacctggtaaccgacattaacaagatgcatatataagaatatccccatcattccgggacacccttcagatatgatataaatttcgaagtactaaagcatccggtactttggatggggtttgttaggcccaatagatctatctttaggattcgcgtcaattagggtgtctgttccctaattcttagattaccagacttaataaaaaggggcatattcgatttcgataattcaaccatagaatgtagtttcacgtacttgtgtctattttgtaaatcatttataaaacctgcatgtattctcatcccaaaaatattagattttaaaagtgggactataactcactttcacatatttttacttcgtcgggaagtaagacttggccactggttgattcacgaacctataacaatatatacatatatatcaaagtatgttcaaaatatatttacaacacttttaatatattttgatgttttaagtttattaagtcagctgtcctcgttagtaacctataactagttgtccacagttagatgtacagaaataaatcgataaatattatcttgaatcaatccacgacccagtgtatacgtatctcagtattgatcacaactcaaactatatatattttggaatcaacctcaaccctgtatagctaactccaacattcacatatagagtgtctatggttgttccgaaatatatatagatgtgtcgacatgataggtcgaaacattgtatacgtgtctatggtatctcaagattacataatatataatacaagttgattaagttatggttggaatagatttgttaccaattttcacgtagctaaaatgagaaaaattatccaatcttgttttacccataacttcttcattttaaatccgttttgagtgaatcaaattgctatggttttatattgaactctattttatgaatctaaacagaaaaagtataggtttatagtcggaaaaataagttacaagtcatttttgtaaaggtagtcatttcattcgaaagaacgacgtctagatgaccattttagaaaacatacttccactttgagtttaaccatattttttggatatagtttcatgttcataataaaaatcattttctcagaataacaacttttaaatcaaagtttatcatagtttttaattagctaacccaaaacagcccgcggtgttactacgacggcgtaaatccggttttacggtgtttttcgtgtctccagattttaaataattaagttagcatatcatatagatatagaacatgtgtttagttgattttaaaagtcaagttagaaggattaacttttgtttgcgaacaagtttagaattaactaaactatgttctagtgattacaagtttaaaccttcgaataagatagctttatatgtatgaatcgaatgatgttatgaatatcattactaccttaagttccttggataaacctactggaaaagagaaaaatggatctagcttcaacgaatccttggatggctcgaagttcttgaagcagaatcatgacacgaaaacaagttcaagtaagatcatcacttgaaataagattgttatagttatagaaattgaaccaaagtttgaatatgattattaccttgtattagaatgataacctactgtcagaaacaaagatttcttgaggttggatgatcaccttacaagattggaagtgagcaagcaaacttgaaagtattcttgattttatgtaactagaacttgtagaatatatgaagaacacttagaacttgaagatagaacttgagagagatcaattagatgaagaaaattgaagaatgaaagtgtttgtaggtgtttttggtcgttggtgtatggattagatataaaggatatgtaattttgttttcatgtaaataagtcatgaatgattactcatatttttgtaattttatgagatatttcatgctagttgccaaatgatggttcccacatgtgttaggtgactcacatgggctgctaagagctgatcattggagtatatataccaatagtacatacatctaaaagctgtgtattgtacgagtacgaatacgggtgcatacgagtagaattgttgatgaaactgaacgaggatgtaattgtaagcatttttgttaagtagaagtattttgataagtgtattgaagtctttcaaaagtgtataaatacatattaaaacactacatgtatatacattttaactgagtcgttaagtcatcgttagtcgttacatgtaagtgttgttttgaaacctttaggttaacgatcttgttaaatgttgttaacccaatgtttataatatcaaatgagattttaaattattatattttcatgatattatcatgtatgaatatctcttaatatgatatatatacattaaatgtctttacaacgataatcgttacatatatgtctcgtttaaaaatcattaagttagtagtcttgtttttacatatgtagttcattgttaatatacttaatgatatgtttacttatcatagtatcatgttaactatatatatatccatatatatttcatcatatagtttttacaagttttaacgttcgtgaatcaccggtcaacttggatggtcaattgtctatatgaaacatatttcaattaatcaagtcttaacaagtttgattgcttaacatgttggaaacatttaatcatgtaaatatcaatctcaattaatatatataaacatggaaaagttcgggtcactacagtacctacccgttaaataaatttcgtcccgaaattttaagctgttgaaggtgttgacgaatcttctggaaatagatgcgggtatttcttcttcatctgatattcacgctcccaggtgaactcgggtcctatacgagcattccatcgaaccttaacaattggtatcttgttttgcttaagtcttttaacctcacgatccattatttcgacgggttcttcgatgaattggagtttttcgttgatttggatttcatctaacggaatagtgagatcttctttagcaaaacatttcttcaaattcgagacgtggaaagtgttatgtacagccacgagttgttgaggtaactcaagtcggtaagctactggtccgacacgatcaataatcttgaatggtccaatataccttggatttaatttccctcgtttaccaaatcgaacaacgcctttccaaggtgcaactttaagcatgaccatctctccaatttcaaattctatatcttttcttttaatgtcagcgtagctcttttgtcgactttgagcggttttcaaccgttgttgaatttggatgatcttctcggtagtttcttgtataatctctggacccgtaatctgtctatcccccacttcactccaacaaattggagacctgcactttctaccataaattgcttcaaacggcgccatctcaatgcttgaatggtagctgttgttataggaaaattctgctaacggtagatgtcgatcccaactgtttctgaaatcaataacacatgctcgtagcatgtcttcaagcgtttgtatcgtcctttcgctctgcccatcagtttgtggatgataggcagtactcatgtctagacgagttcctaatgcttgctgtaatgtctgccagaatcttgaaataaatctgccatccctatcagagataatagagattggtattccatgtctggagacgacttccttcaaatacagtcgtactaacttctccatcttgtcatcttctcttattggcaggaagtatgctgacttggtgagacgatcaactattacccaaatagtatcataaccacttgcagtccttggcaatttagtaatgaaatccatggtaatgttttcccatttccattccaggatttgaggttgttgtagtagacctgatggtttctgatgttcagctttgaccttagaacacgtcaaacattctcctacatatttagcaatatcggctttcatacctggccaccaaaaatgtttcttaagatccttgtacatcttccccgttccaggatgtattgagtatctggttttaggagcttctctaagtaccatttctctcatatctccaaattttggtacccaaatcctttcagccctataccgggttccgtcttcccgaatattaagatgcttctccgatcctttgggtatttcatcctttaaatttccctctcttaaaactccttgttgcgcctcctttatttgagtagtaaggttattatgaatcattatattcatagattttactcgaatgggttctctgttcttcctgctcaaggcatcggctaccacatttgccttccccgggtggtaacgaatctcaaagtcgtaatcattcaacaattcaatccacctacgctgcctcatattcagttgtttctgattaaatatgtgttgaagacttttgtggtcggtatatataatacttttgaccccatataagtagtgcatccaagtctttaatgcaaaaacaaccgcgcctaattctaaatcatgtgtcgtataattttgctcgtgaatcttcaattgtctagacgcataagcaatcaccttcgttcgttgcattaatacacaaccgagaccttgctttgacgcatcacaataaatcacaaaatcatcattcccttcaggcaatgacaatataggtgccgtagttagctttttcttcaataactgaaacgctttctcttgttcatcattccattcaaatttcttccctttatgcgttaatgcagtcaagggttttgctattctggaaaagtcttggatgaaccttctgtagtaaccagctagtcctaaaaactggcgtatgtgtttcggagtttttggggtttcccacttttcaacagtttctatctttgccggatctaccttaataccttctttgttcactatgtgaccgaggaattgaacttcttccaaccaaaatgcacactttgaaaacttagcgtacaattcttccttcttcaatacttctaacacctttctcaaatgttcaccgtgttcttggtcattctttgagtaaataagtatgtcatcaatgaaaacaatgacaaacttgtcaaggtatggtccacacactcggttcataaggtccatgaacacagctggtgcattagttaaaccaaacggcatgaccataaactcgtaatgaccgtaacgtgttctgaaagcagtctttggaatatcatcatctttcacccgcatttgatgatacccggaacgtaagtcaatctttgaataaacagatgagccttgtagttgatcaaataagtcgtcgattctcggtagtgggtagcggttcttgatggtaagtttgttcaactct
The window above is part of the Rutidosis leptorrhynchoides isolate AG116_Rl617_1_P2 chromosome 1, CSIRO_AGI_Rlap_v1, whole genome shotgun sequence genome. Proteins encoded here:
- the LOC139868935 gene encoding uncharacterized protein, whose protein sequence is MKNKAEEKSVNNHKEGPTQCAEEVACRLEKTSKSSQNIKASDVSFCQGCYPNAKGNWKASSRIMKLRNATKYKAHTNEEGCRRYKNCGSRPDQKKRASNSRSQRTEAASDDSINNVEILSINVRGFGVVGKYGWVKGICYGERPDIAVFQETKFRFLEDSWVQNLWRCNQFGYVQKEACGNSGGMPIIWDSSCFTVSSAVGNRFFIAIRGVWYGSGKESLIVNVYGPHNDIDKKELWSSLDNLLYGHDSPVVLCGDFNEVRVISDRLNCKFNQARATRFNEFIDRNRLIEIPINGKRFTRISDDGLKFSKLDRFLVNEKFINIWDDLSIVPLDRRESDHCPQILRHKLIDYSPKPFKIFDEWLNRDGVDRIIVEAWNKEVRCSRKDCVFRDKLKNAKSGLKAWGKTKFGNIDGEINDLKGEDPGIVMGAILKHFRDIFSNKVAVRPTLAGGFWPVGPDLGRISVADAEGLELPFFEKEIWDAICYCGSSKTPGPDGFNIGFYKKFWSVIKDELVEAYTRFGRMV